The genomic DNA CAACCTCAAAACGCTATTCCAAATCAGATATTCGGCGCTCACGTAATCGAACTTACAGCAGTAGCTCAGCGAGCAGTGTGACCAGCCTAGATTATCCTGGACTAGGAAAGGATGTGGAGAGTACAAAGTGGTCACATTCTAGAGACAACAATAAAAAGGGGACTATTGTTGGTGGAGAAAGACAAAGgcaacatttaaaaagttgGACAACAAATGAGGAATCCTCTACAGAATCACTGGAGGGAAGTGAGATGAGTGACAGAGCAGATGataggaggaggaagagaagaggtGGTGAGGGCCAGTTAagtagagagagacagagaggtgaACGAAACAGACCAAAGGGAAACAAAGGTGGGGGTCGGGGAATCCTCAGGGTCTCTCTGGAAAAACAGTCGGACACCTCGTCACATAGTGGAGATGCACAACACCGCAAGGAAGGCCCCGTTCCTCGTGGCCGAGGAGGGGGCATCCTGGTACTTCCAGCCCGTACAGATATCTCTAATTCACCTGAAGTGGGGCAAAGACTTCTTTTTGGTGGAAGTAGAGGTGGGGCAGCTGGCAGGAGTAGAGGAGGTCGAGGAGGAGGAGCAAGGCGACTCTGGGATCCAAATAACCCAGACCAAAAACCTGCTCTTACCAGCAATCGGTCCTCACAGCATTCATCTCTTCAGCAGTCTGTATATCTTCAGACAGGTACAGGATATGGACAGCTTCATTTTCTGGACACAGATGATGAGGTAGCAGGGAGCCCTCCAGTCACGCAGGGTGAGCGCTTTCGATCCCAGCAGGCTTCTGCCATGGCCTACTACAAATTCCAAAACTCGGATAACCCATATTGCTACCCTGTGCCCACCAGCGGCCCACATAATCCTAACACCAACCAGCGCTATCCATTTCCTTATCATATGGGACCCTACCAAATGGCTCACACTAATAGCATGTATCCAAGCCCTGGTGTGGGTCAGTTCTGCAGTAATTACAGGGGATCAGGTTATTCCCTCCCAGGTACAGGAGGCAGTGTAACATTTGAAGAGGCAGAGCAACACACCAGAGGGGAGCTGGGAAGACTGCTGAGGGCTGCAGATGCACAGGAGCTTCAGCTCAGTAATCTGCTCTCCCGGGATAGAGTGAGTGCTGATGGACTGGATCGCATGGCCCAGCTCAGGTGAGCATTCAGGGACAAAGCTagacatttttctgtgtttgtgtttttgtggtttgttgtCCTAATGCCGGTTTTTTGTCTCGGTGACAAGTGAGCCAATAATCTAGTTGAAAAAGCATTATCATGTTGTTTCCTCCCATTTTAAAGAGTGGACCTTCTGGGGATATATGAGCAGGTCATCCTGACAGACATCGAGTTCTCAGACTCCCAGAACGTGGATCAGGCTTTGTGGAAGAATGTCTTTTACCAGGTCATAGAGCGCTTCCGGCAGCTACTCAAAGAGCCCACCTATGACAATGCCCCTCATATCAGAAACAAGCTCCTTACACTGCTTGATGAGGTAAGGAACATGGAGGAAATTTAGATAGGAAAAGGTTTTCCAAGAAACATATCTAACAATCACTTGGGCACTTTTCTGCCTGTATGGTTTAGATTATGGGTTCATTCAAACCCCCAAATTAGTCTGTGTATCACTAGATGACACACATTGTATTTGTTGCCTAAATCAGGGACAAATTTGTTTCCAAATCCATTTTAGAGAAGTAATTCATGTACTTTTAACAGAGaagaataaattaataataaataataaatcttgTTAAACTTTAACTTCCTTTGCAGGAATAGGACCCTTGGGTAGGGAGTTGAGTTTGATTTCATAATTAAGGGGGGAAGTCCTTctaatatttataatttttttctattctttgtGTTTTACAGGGCGAATTATTCTTTGACGCGCTACTTCAGAAGCTTCAGACAGTATACCAATTTAAGTTAGAGGATTATATGGATGGCATGGCTATCAGGGCTCGTCCATTGCGCAAAACGGTAGGGAACCATTCCTTTTAGCTTTTTGTTTCTGTAACATGTTCAAAGTTGTACTGAATACTAAATGTTCAAAATGTAGTGAATGAGTTTCCATTGTACATGGAAAAAAATCCAGTAAGCAGCTTTGAAAAGTCACCCGATTTCCATGTTACAACGCTTACTGCGAcaatttcttaattttttttatgtagtgaatacatttttttcaggtGAAGTATGCACTCATTAGTGCTCAGCGCTGTATGATTTGTCAGGGTGACATAGCACGTTATCGGGAGCAAGCCAGTGACTCTGCCAACTATGGCAAGGCTCGCAGGTAGGCTTGAATTTGAGATTTCTCTTGGCATTGTAAAATTTCTGACAAACATTCAAGAGTGTGGGATGTGTCTTGATATTCAAATTTGAGTTTGAAACAGTGAGTAGACtgatattttaaaaatctgacAACTCCTGAATTGACGAATGAGGAGTCAAAACTACCATTTCTTTTTCGTTTTTTAAGCAGTACAGACGTTTTATACCTGTTTTCATGCAGTGCAAATGGCTGAACATTTCCATTGTTTCTCCCAGATAAGCACACCTACAGTTCTGGACTGGTCACTATACTTTGAAACCTTgagttctttagatgtttcagtTATTATATGCTAAAGACATGATAACCTTTTAcccatacacatatatatatatatatatatatatatatatatgtgtatgtgacAGATTACTTAAACCTTAAGGTagaaactgaaaatgtttctctttattgatGTGTCATGACTACTTGTTTACTTTTCCACAGCTGGTATCTGAAGGCCCAGCAGATTGCCCCCAAAAATGGACGCCCGTACAACCAGCTGGCTCTGCTGGCTGTTTATACAGTAAGTGATGCAGATCAAACTGTTAAGTGTTTAGAAACATCACTTTTTTGTTCTTATAGCTCCGTGCTTTGGCACATTCATTTTGAAGTGGTCCTAATCCTAACTAATTTATCCTACAGGAAAGTTTCAAGTTCAGATGCAACTCTTGTAGGTTGATGCAATATTGAAAGAACAGTGTGTGAGAGTTATTCCTTTTAGTACAATGTCCAAATTGTAATGGTTCAAAAGAATTAATGAAAGAAAGCCCCATTTATAACTGCATAGCAAGTCAAAAATGTTCTCTATGATGTAGGCCTTGATCTTTACTTGTCAAGGATCAAAGGAAAAAACTTAATGACTAAACGCTTAGAGGATTTATCCAGTGTCCAACCCCCCAGTAAGTATCTGAAGCAGAAAGACAAGGTTTCAGTTTGCAAGGTAGAAAAAGAAACCAGTGGAGCTGTttatattaaacaaaaacatataaggTGGTTAGAGTTATAAAATCATACTGATGATGTAGATGTCTCAAAACCTCATGTATCAAATTTGATACATTTGGTGTTACATGCCTTCATATTCAACCAGCTGAATCTAAACTCACTGGAAGGCAGGCCTCTGTATTTGATAATTTCTGAAACCCTAAACTTTTGGCTACTTCTGTATCTCCCACAGAGTTCTCTCAGTCTTGATGCCCTTGGGTTGAAAATGAGACCTGCTGTAATGTAGTATTTCAAATTGTAAAGCACAGAACCTTAATAATGGAAAATGCATTGCTGTACTTAGGTTCAGGACTCCTAAGGGTAGAAATTTTAGAGTCTGAATTAAGTAACTGGATTTGGCTTTTAGTGACTGTACGTCTGTTTGCATGTCCCTGAAAATGGGAAAATTTAACTGTGTTTTGAacgtgtgtgtgttacctcttCTTATTTATGTCTTCTCCATTTCTAACCTACAGAAGCGGAAGTTAGATGCTGTGTATTATTATATGCGTAGCTTGGCAGCTTCCAATCCCATTCTGACTGCAAAGGAGAGCCTGATGAGTCTTTTTGAGGAAGCCAAGCGTAAGGTCAGATACACGTTTCATGGACATTAACTTTTGTCAGATTTCTATAACAGAAAACACTTGAGATCACATCAAGTAAGATCTCAAGAGCTTAATTTGAGAAGAACTGTCTAGGCAGTAGGGATTCATGCATAATTATATTGCCAGTGCTTGCCACAGGGTGTTTTCTCACCCCGCCTaatagaccctacaataaatTTGCTTATTAAATTGCTTTATGAGAAAAATGAGGACTTTAGGCACGGCAAGTGTTTTTTGTTGACAgactgtttttatcttttttgtaGGCAGAGCAGCTTGAGCAAAGGAGGAAGCAGGAGCATGAAGGGGGCTCCAGGGGTCCAGCagtgagaggaagaggaagaagggaGGAAGGAGCACGTGTGGAGATCTGGATTCGCCCCAGTGGACAGGCAGCAGCACCTTCCTCTCAGAGAGGAGGTAGTGAGTCCAGCAGAGATTCTGAACAAGATGGAGAGCTGGGCAGTCTCAGCGCTGCTGACGTAAGTCTCTGTGTCTATTCCTTAACATATATCAGCTCAAAGACCTCTGTTTTTCCTCCgcatacctttttttttattttatttgcacagCAGCCAGACTTTGGGTTCCTTGAAAAAAATAACACCGTGTCTGCAGACATCTCcaatacagttttatttgtaatcCGATGTAGTTTTTCCTCTAATTTATTTCCTCTCATACAGTCTATATGAATTTGTTTTGGTGCTCATTTATTCCCTATGTCATCATTTTTTCGTTTTCCCCCTAGGCTGTCATTCGGTCGActcatattttcatttcattttcatttccctGCCTGCATTGAGTAATGTCTTTAACCCtctttactgtttttatttttatttacattttttgctCGCAGTGAAGCACCATTATTTATTAATTGAAATTGGTATTGACAGAATATTGCTATTTCATCATTTATCACAGTGCTAGCTGAGAGAGTACGGTAGATTAAACCAGGTCTATGAAAGCATATTATGAGCAGCTCATAAgtagaacagcagcagcagctccagtACGGTCTTTGGCTGCAGGAACAGTATCGAGTAGCTGGActtcaagcactttttttccCAAATTAATAAATCATTGGGTTCAGATAATTTATATTAGAGTTTATATATCGACTATCATTTTTACAAGGgcaatttattaatttatttgcccatgagtaggtttgctaataatgatggagctaatagaagcagtcaataggaaaaaaaataatagcgcTGTTTTAACAGCACCCTCTTTCATTTGTGAACAATTGCACCCTCCTCAGAGTGCGCCCAAATGCAGTGATTCATTTACTCAAACtcataacagaaagaaagaaaggcagtaGCCTAtgctcagaaaaaaacattcagaTGGTGGACATGTACATGCTCATGCAAGTTAGTCGTGTTTGAGTCCTTTGCTCGCACTATATGTCTGCACAAGTGGTACACCGCTGTAGTTATATCCTTAGGTTTACCTCTGTCATCCGGTTTAAAGCCAAAGAAATCCCAAATTGGCGACTATATTTTTTTTGGCAATTAGTTTGTCCATGTTTGGACTTCTTCTGTGTTGTAAACGTGCAAATCAGTCCGTGCATGATTACATTGCTCCGCCCATCAAAAAGTCTGCGCATGCGCGAATATGTTCCCCATCATCGATTATTGGACTTACGATTGTCTGGTGTAAATCTTTTACATATCGCCCAACCCTAATGTATATGCAGTGGCACAcagaaaagataagaaagacactATCTGTTTTTTCGACATTATTTACAGTGTAAAACCTGGGCTATTATGCTGACTCTGCCTAGTCAGCTGATGTAGGTACTGACAAACTCCCTGTAACTGCAAGGATGATGAAGCTCTGATTTCATTTACGATTTAATATTACACAGCGAAAAATATGCTGTTATAATTTATTGCACAACTACATTCCCGTATCATTTATATTATGATATATCGGCTGTAGCGTCAGAagaagcaggagcagcagcctTTTTCTgttccagttttattttcttttttggccTCCTCCACACAATCAGTCCATTATTCGTCAGTGGACACTGTTGAGAGAGGCATATGTATCCTCTTTGCAGTCTCTTAGTCTCATTTTCTCCTAACCCTATTGTTCAAAATACCAAGCGCACTTAAATgttgacgtcatttcaaaatgtGCGTCGTCACTggatgaaaacatgttttcttgcAATGTGTTGCACTTGTGGATTAGTAGCTAAATAAAACTGTTGCATGAACATTAGTAATCCTTTCCCCCTTTCTGTTTTGgccttgtcctttttttttttttttttttttttttctacagctCAATAAGAGATTCATTCTGAGTTTCCTGCATGCTCATGGAAAGCTCTTCACTAAAGTGGGGTGAGTAATGTCTCATGTCTTTCAGCTCTCAAGTTCATGGActgactgtgtttaaaaggatAATGATGTTGAAAAATAGCGTTGAGGCTAGCCAAAGAAAATTTGCTTGACTAAAATGTTGCCTAGGCTTTAACCAGAAGATCAATCTGCGTGTTTTGTAGATTAACTAAATTCATCAACAATATACTAGATTAACTAAATTGACTGCAGTGCACTAAGTGCACTCTACCTGCTGCCTCATTAACTTTAATTAGTTCTTAATAAACAAAAAGGTAGTTTTTGTAGCAAATTACATGATTTAACATTATTTCGTAATAATATGAAAACTGTATATTCAGAtgatttctaaaaataaaactatatcaGCGGGTGAGCACTATTATGGAATAATGCTAATGGCTCTCTTGATCTGAGCAATAAATTGGATAATTCCCATTATGCTATAATGGTTTCTGTTTTGAGAACCAGGATGTAGCTGCTGCCTTTGGCAGAGGCTGAAACAGTCGGAGCTGTGTGTGCCATTATAAAGCAATTTTTACTGAAATACATCAGTTCACATGTTTTCACACTCAACGCCTCAGGTGTctgcataaaataaaattctttaTTTAGATCAGATATTGAGAAATTCCTCTGTTATAGCAGCCAGAATGTCAAATACATAATATAAATACAATATAGTAAAGTGTCTACTAAATAAAATGCCTCAAATACAAGAAATCAAACACAAACGGAGTGTCTTGAAAGGGAAGCAGTCCAGATGTCGGATGACATTAAAGTGGGTCAGTATAACAGTGGAAAGAGTGGTCAATATAATAATGTGACTTGGTGTGTGGAGAATGTTGGGTGTTGTAACAGCACAGGGTTAAAATAAAGTATTAACGTGAGCAAGCAGATGTGGTACATCCTAATGTAGCCAAGTTTCTATTTCAACTGAATAGCTCTGTGAGCTTACAAAAGCATGTCGACTCAGAGACTACTACATACTGAAAActgtatttttctgtttgccTCTGTGCCAGTGACATATCGTTGGAAATGTGTGTCTTATCTGTATAGCATGGAAACGTTTCCTGGAGCGGCGACCCGTGTTCTGCAGGAATTCAGGACGTTGCTCCAACACGGTCCACACATGCTGGGAAGTACACACATGCTGCAGATCATCACCATTAATATGTTCGCCATACACAATGCCAACAGCAAAGGTAATATTGTGCACAACCTAATGATGATGACAATGATAATCATCATTTTCAAATGTCAAATTGTTTGTGGTGGTAACACTGGAGGTTTATTTGCAGTATTATCAGAAATGGCTGATAAAAATAGTTTTCATGAAGCTTTTAATATGGACTTTATTTGCTGTAAAATTTGACTCAGTGTATTAATATGTTGGCATGTTTGAACACGATTAAGTTTAGTGACCACTGCAGGCTGATTCTATGTAGCATACTTTGATTCTAATCTTCTCACTTCAGGTCTTTTGTTATGCAATTGAGCATGGAGTTCTTTTCCAACTCAAATATGTGTAGACCCAAGCCGTGGTTTCATACAAGGCAGTAATAAACTACTGTTTGAAATTCTATCTGTCAGGTGAAGAAGGAGAAGTGCGATCTGTTTTACAAGAGCAGAGCACTGCCCTGGGCCTCGGTATGTTTGCACTGCTGGTGCAGCGCTGCACCGAACTTCTTCAAGAAATTCCTGCAGGTATGCACGCTTTACACATCAAGCTTTTAATCAACAGCATTTTTGATCAACACAGGACCCACTGCACCAGTGTAAGggctgtcacatgtgctcagggtgaacctgtgaaaagcacagggtgccagtggtggatctgccaattctggtattctGTGGCAAATGCCAATTGAACATCATAGTGCCAGGCAGTGAGCACAGGGCCTACTAGATGAAATCAGGACCTCAGGCCACCCCCGTGAAGTCTGTCTCTGACCAGACAATCAGAAACTTTCACACTAGTGGCCTTCTTGAAGTAATTTTGTAGCTCTGGTAGTGCTCATCCTGTTCTTCCTTGCACAAAAGAGCAGACACTGGTCCTGCTGATGAGTTAAGGACCTTCCAcagccctgtccagctctcctacaGTAACAGCCTGTCTACTAGAATttcttgagactgtgctgggagacacagcaaacctggGAAGGCTGCATAATGTAGTACCGCCTTGGAGAAGCTGGACTTAACTGTGCAATATCTGTAGGGTCCAGGCATTGCCTCATGCATCCAGCAGTGACGGTTACCAGCTAAATGCAAAACTGATGtaaaacagtcagaaaagatgaggagggaAACATGTCAGTCTCCACatgtaaaaccattcctgtttttgggacttgtctcattgttgcccctTTAGTGCACTTGTTGTTAATTTCAAGaccaccaaagcagctgaaactgattaacaaccccctctcttacttaactgaccagatcagTTACCTACTATAATATATCTGCTAATGCCTACTATAGAATTGGCAGGTAAAAGCATTCAAACTTATCTTTAGACAAAAAACAAGTTCAGTTATGCTGATAAATGCTTTTGGAAAACTCTAAATAAATCCTAAGCTTTTCTTTAACCTTCTGTGAATAGTGTAAAGAATAATTTAATGGAAAGACTGATTAATCATTACATAGTTTAAGACTGCAAAGTGAGATGTGGTTTGCTTTTGGTAGGACTTGGATTGCACCATTACACTTGATTGAAGATGCATCTTCATTTTTACAGCTGTgataacattttgtaaattttatgtttggacttttttccacttctgAAATTGTCCATAGTGTTaatttcaattgtttttgtttgtgtgatatTGAAGACTTCAGTTCAAAAACCTCTCTTTCAGAACCAGTCCCAATGAcagatggagaggaggagggtAAAGCGGAGGAGATGGAGGGTCTTGTGAGAGTCTCTGCCTTCCCACTAGACCTAAGAGAAATGCTGCCGAGCATCAAAGTCTGGTCTGACTGGATGCTGGGACACCCAGACCAGTGGAACCCGCCACCATGCAGTATAGAGTGAGAACTTTAACCTGCAgtaaactgttttgttttttttttctccacctgGTGGCACCAGAAACAAGTTGTAAACACATCACTTAGATGACCTAATAATACTTTCATACACCAGCAACAACAGAACATCGCCATCCAAGTCATGTTTCTGGCTACCAATCTAGTTACTTTTCACAGTGTGATAATGACCAGGTAGTATACTATGCCTATACCtgatgtacctaataaagtgatcAGTGAGTGTGAGTTTTAGGACCACAAATAGTTACTGTTTCTTTAAATTTACTGTTTAATTTTTGaattcaatttttattttttccctttctcctcCTTTCTTTAAAGTTGCAGCCCCAATGTCTGGCAGTGCCTGGCTGATCTGTGTAACTTGCTGGCACGCGTGGACCATGGCGAAGTACCCCTGTACAAAGTCGATAGTGAAGAAGGAGAGGGGGATGAGGAGCTTATGCTGCTTCAGTTGAAGGAAGACCGCCTGCTTGCTGGCTTTGTACCGTTGCTGGCTGCACCACAGGAGCCATGTTACACAGACGGACACACTGACATGGTTAGTGGAAAGGCGAGCTGTATTTCATTACATCATAACTTAAACGCTTAAGTTAAGTTCACTTATTGAATATTCCTCTGTTTAGTCTTCTGTCACCTACAGAGTGCCAGGCTTTGTATTCAAGCTCATCATCTGCTTCTCTGTCATGTGCATAAACCCCAAACTTCTTTCCTCAGGCTATAGCAGCAGATTGTAAGAGAGTTACTGTGCTGAAGTACTTTTTGGAGGCTTTGTGTGGACAGGAAGAGCCTTTGTTGGCTTTCAAGGGAGGCAAATATGTCTCTGTGGCAACTCCTCCTGCACCTAACCACTCAACAGATACAAGAAGCAGGCAGGATTCTCTAACAGAAAAAGAGGTGACTTTCTTCTCCTACACATCCTCCAATAATCCTTCCACTTCTTCACTCTCTCCCTCTGGTCTTTTTCTTCTGAGAGCCTGATAGCCTTTCACGCTTTTACCTATATTAAATTTATGTAAACACTGGAGTTAAAATTTCCAGAGGCTGTTGAAACAGGAGGTAGAAAATGTCTCATTATCATCTGCATCTGTTTAACAGGGAGATGATGTCATACTCGAGGCAGTGTCTTCTCTCTCTGCAtcagaggaagaggaagttGAGGAGCCCGGAGACAGCGAGAATGACATCAGACAGCTCAAGGCACGACGCCATGTCCTCGTCAATAAACTGGCACAGCAACAAAAGCGAAGGGACAAAATACAGGTAAAACAGGCTTTCACGTCCTAATATAGTAGAGTCTGAAGTTGTCGCAGAGTTGAATgtcatgtaaaatataaatgtgtgtgtgttccaggaGGTGCTGCAGACAGGCGGGCAGTTGGAGCTTGAAGTGAGGCCTCTCTTTCTGGTTCCAGATACAAATGGATTTATTGATCATTTGACAGGGCTGAAGAAACTCCTTCAGTGTGGAACATACATAATAGTTGTGCCACTCATCGGTAAGAataacaaacacagacaaagaaaagaggaaatgaaTAAAAGCAGGTGGAGGAGAATTAGCTTTTAGTTCAGTGGCGTTTAAAATGATAAGGATCCCACATACATCAGTGTTTCCATGTAGAAATCCTATGTATGCTCATGACATGGTCTGTTTTCTCTCCGTCAGTGATTACAGAGTTGGATGGCTTGGCTAAAGGCCAGGACAGTTTTGGTGGAGGAGTGGAGTCAGGAGGGCGCAACTATAGTGCCAGTGCGGCCCATGTGAGGGCTGTGCAGGAGAAGGCTCGGATGGCGGTGGCTTTCTTAGAAAAAGGATTCGAAGCCAGAGAACAGTGCCTCAGAGCTCTAACGAGCAGAGGAAATCAACTGGAGTCTATTGCCTTCCGTAGTGAGGATATGTCTGGGCAACAGGTAGGAACCCagattaattaaatacaaattaaaGCCTGTTTCTTTAACTTAGAAGCAAAGGTTGGCTTCTTAAATCTACTGTTATTTGCTGACTGAATGGTCTCTTCCTTTTCAGGGTAACAATGATGATGTTATTCTGTCCTGCTGTCTTCACTACTGCAAAGACAAGGCTAAAGATTTCATGCCTCATCAGAGAAGTATGTAGCATTAACCTACCATTTGCTCCATGTGTGCATTCATATTTCTTCACATTCATGCAGATGcattaaaaagtatttatttctTACTTCTCTCTGGCTTCCTGCTTCAAAAACAGATGGCACCGTGAGGCTCCAGAGAGAAGTGGTACTCCTCACAGATGACCGTAACCTCCGTGTCAAAGCTTTGACCCGTAACGTACCTGTGCGAGACATCCCTTCTTTCCTCAGCTGGGCCAAAGTGGGCTGAACCAGAGTAAGCCTAAATTCAAGGAACCTAACTGCTGAAGCCTGCTTGTCAGTCAGCCAAGAGAGAAGACACACTTGAGCGGAGGAAGATAACAGGGGACAGGAAATGATAAAGAAAGTAAAGAACCACTTCTTatgaaaaacaagcaaatgtAGAGAGAGCAGAGTGGTTTCAATTAGCTTTTCCCCCTTgtgacaaagtgtgtgtgtgtgtgtatatgtgtgttaaGATCAGAGAGCTTCCCTGGAGAGAGGCAGGAAAGACTTAAGTCTCAGAAAGGCTGGAGTGGAAAGGAGGAAGGAGGGAAAAATGGAGTGAATTGATTTGTAGGTTGCCCTGTCCAGCCGCAAACCTCTGCTCCTATTTAGCGTATGCTCTGCAAGCAGTGTTAAAATTTGAATCTGATGATAGAATGAGCCAGAATGGGGGAAGAGTGTCTATGGTCATTTAATTGATTAAAGACAGCATCTCTGAAGGCCATAAATAGCACTGGTACCCCTCTCTGAGGGCCCAGGCTTAGATAAAGCTTCAGCCTCAACAGCAGAGCTAAGAATGGCAGGAGGAAATGGCCACAGCTGGGTGGTCTGTGTCAATACAGTCAAAAAAAAGCAGCTGATTGTAGGTGGGGGGGGGGTAATCAGGAGCCTTCATGCAAACTCAGCATTTCCACAGAATCCCATGCAGATATGGCATTTCCTGCTAACCCAGGAAATGCTTGATGCCTGTTTGGTATCTTGGGTTATTCCTCCAGACTGACGCTaacattgttttttgttttgttttgttttaaagtcaACAGCAACATCGGATATtgtttggttttctgttgtttgtactttttttttttttttttttttttttttttttttttttttattgctattgTAAAATATGTTGTTCTTAAAAGCTGTTAGCTCCGATAATAAACATCTGCAAAGTTTTCCTAAAAAGAGCTGCTAATTAAGCAACTCCAGTTTTAATTTAAGTCAGGGTGAAAATGGATGGAAGTATTCTGAGAGCATCATTTTATTGATCAAACATCAGCACCGACTCGAGTAGTCGAAGACAAATTAGACACTATTCTGAAATGCACATAAATCTGTATGATGGAATTTGTGCTAATACAAATATAATGGGAAGGGCTTTGATAATGATGTCTTTGTTTCCCTGGCACAAAAGGGGAGTAAATAAAAACTCAGACTTCAGTAACCATCACCCTTTTTGCCAAATTGTCATTTTCGTTGCTTTGAAGGGTGGATTTGTTTGTTCTGTGTTAGGTTTTCAGTTCTAGAAAATAGGATTTCATTTAAGTGGCATTTGGCCCATATATGGCTTTAAACAATAAGAAACCCAGCATTACAAACGCTCGCTGACCCGGCCCATTGTGTGTCATGCTCTGATCCTT from Oreochromis niloticus isolate F11D_XX linkage group LG10, O_niloticus_UMD_NMBU, whole genome shotgun sequence includes the following:
- the smg6 gene encoding telomerase-binding protein EST1A; the encoded protein is MAAELDRVRISAAELRAEASNSVSVTECQKEEQQEHHIHKQHRRREGKRPDLQRYQPVPGHGRRHHDSEGETGQSEPLAAESHEHDQPSQSEKKAESGETPLERQGWTDSGTGTNKRDEDRMRGDGGNSQNCRKGRHAQNKSDANDEKLLVEKENEHQEPVGAAKPAKKTRKPDREFYQPGSRRNIQGKDSGAGREQDKPPPRKQERKPEPESQQSTRESGLDTKTSIQKQGGKDKGGKGTQESAKVSTSSEASRKQGSQDVETPEIPVDASVEKITSKVENLNIQEKDKVECTSQDAGDLSCKGREPTDKKRRGQGSGTKDEEEKSEKKRERGNRRRRGVEKTQDSRKEDEAGDQGKNNQRNTEREKDKRAVEADIEKMDKAKQTHQSKGRENRRENRSGETNNSRSRDAERDAKTEKNVNRNRSNANVATPTSKRYSKSDIRRSRNRTYSSSSASSVTSLDYPGLGKDVESTKWSHSRDNNKKGTIVGGERQRQHLKSWTTNEESSTESLEGSEMSDRADDRRRKRRGGEGQLSRERQRGERNRPKGNKGGGRGILRVSLEKQSDTSSHSGDAQHRKEGPVPRGRGGGILVLPARTDISNSPEVGQRLLFGGSRGGAAGRSRGGRGGGARRLWDPNNPDQKPALTSNRSSQHSSLQQSVYLQTGTGYGQLHFLDTDDEVAGSPPVTQGERFRSQQASAMAYYKFQNSDNPYCYPVPTSGPHNPNTNQRYPFPYHMGPYQMAHTNSMYPSPGVGQFCSNYRGSGYSLPGTGGSVTFEEAEQHTRGELGRLLRAADAQELQLSNLLSRDRVSADGLDRMAQLRVDLLGIYEQVILTDIEFSDSQNVDQALWKNVFYQVIERFRQLLKEPTYDNAPHIRNKLLTLLDEGELFFDALLQKLQTVYQFKLEDYMDGMAIRARPLRKTVKYALISAQRCMICQGDIARYREQASDSANYGKARSWYLKAQQIAPKNGRPYNQLALLAVYTKRKLDAVYYYMRSLAASNPILTAKESLMSLFEEAKRKAEQLEQRRKQEHEGGSRGPAVRGRGRREEGARVEIWIRPSGQAAAPSSQRGGSESSRDSEQDGELGSLSAADLNKRFILSFLHAHGKLFTKVGMETFPGAATRVLQEFRTLLQHGPHMLGSTHMLQIITINMFAIHNANSKGEEGEVRSVLQEQSTALGLGMFALLVQRCTELLQEIPAEPVPMTDGEEEGKAEEMEGLVRVSAFPLDLREMLPSIKVWSDWMLGHPDQWNPPPCSIDCSPNVWQCLADLCNLLARVDHGEVPLYKVDSEEGEGDEELMLLQLKEDRLLAGFVPLLAAPQEPCYTDGHTDMAIAADCKRVTVLKYFLEALCGQEEPLLAFKGGKYVSVATPPAPNHSTDTRSRQDSLTEKEGDDVILEAVSSLSASEEEEVEEPGDSENDIRQLKARRHVLVNKLAQQQKRRDKIQEVLQTGGQLELEVRPLFLVPDTNGFIDHLTGLKKLLQCGTYIIVVPLIVITELDGLAKGQDSFGGGVESGGRNYSASAAHVRAVQEKARMAVAFLEKGFEAREQCLRALTSRGNQLESIAFRSEDMSGQQGNNDDVILSCCLHYCKDKAKDFMPHQRNGTVRLQREVVLLTDDRNLRVKALTRNVPVRDIPSFLSWAKVG